One window of Nostoc sp. C052 genomic DNA carries:
- a CDS encoding SnoaL-like polyketide cyclase gives MSATQSNNLPLWVQDRDQVIAESTDVEWRYQTPPDYSRSKENLAKESIYNHLEGTLEAIVQNLVRTFEMEVSFKANPQQWLSIVNEQFRVSTNGGVEYTAADLSAQGTYNLFMADSEHYKASEESFESSAKVFHTTFPQGFPWEVLEVFSGPPNVTFKWRHWGHFNGEYKGHAPTGETVEIIGMSIAKVTDDLKVISLEHYFDNNLFLEKLTSGGKQTDAGNQKSACPFSSWFKKSHKS, from the coding sequence ATGAGCGCAACACAATCTAACAACCTGCCACTTTGGGTACAGGATCGAGATCAGGTGATAGCAGAAAGCACTGATGTCGAGTGGCGCTATCAGACACCGCCTGATTATTCCCGTTCAAAGGAGAATCTCGCGAAAGAAAGTATCTACAATCACCTTGAAGGTACACTAGAAGCGATCGTGCAAAACTTAGTCCGAACCTTCGAGATGGAGGTATCCTTCAAAGCTAACCCCCAACAGTGGTTATCTATTGTGAATGAACAGTTTCGCGTGAGTACCAATGGCGGAGTAGAGTATACCGCAGCAGATTTATCAGCCCAAGGTACTTACAATTTATTTATGGCGGATTCAGAGCATTATAAAGCTTCAGAAGAAAGCTTTGAATCATCCGCAAAAGTCTTCCACACAACATTTCCTCAAGGATTTCCTTGGGAAGTACTGGAAGTTTTCTCAGGGCCACCAAATGTCACATTCAAATGGCGGCATTGGGGACATTTTAACGGAGAATACAAAGGTCATGCACCTACTGGAGAGACAGTAGAAATTATCGGTATGAGCATTGCAAAAGTTACCGATGACTTGAAGGTTATTTCCTTAGAACATTACTTTGACAATAATCTGTTCTTGGAAAAGCTAACATCTGGTGGCAAACAGACAGATGCTGGAAATCAGAAAAGTGCTTGTCCGTTCAGTTCTTGGTTCAAGAAATCCCACAAAAGTTAG
- a CDS encoding MgPME-cyclase complex family protein translates to MQTYHYVLASQRFLLQEEPIQEVLKERTRNYHEQEKQIDFWLVEQPAFLEAPQFRELKAKCPQPAVAIISTNPQFITWLKLRLEYVITGEFQAPSEAIPDALASLATVS, encoded by the coding sequence ATGCAAACATATCATTACGTTTTGGCTAGTCAACGTTTTCTTCTCCAAGAAGAACCGATACAGGAAGTTCTCAAAGAGCGTACCCGTAACTACCACGAACAAGAAAAACAAATAGATTTTTGGTTAGTTGAGCAACCAGCTTTCTTGGAAGCACCACAATTTAGAGAGTTAAAGGCAAAGTGTCCTCAACCAGCAGTAGCAATTATTTCTACTAATCCCCAATTTATTACTTGGTTAAAACTGCGTTTAGAGTACGTCATCACTGGAGAATTCCAGGCTCCTTCTGAGGCAATACCAGATGCTTTGGCATCGTTGGCTACCGTATCTTAG
- a CDS encoding divergent PAP2 family protein, producing the protein MQDIGNILDNRVLLVALVACLIAQALKLVIEIIKNRKLNIRVLVTTGGMPSAHSALVTALAAGVGQTLGWASPDFAVAMVFAIIVMYDAAGVRQAAGKQARILNQMIDELFHEKPDFSQDRLKELLGHTPVQVIAGSALGITIYWLARSAY; encoded by the coding sequence ATGCAGGACATAGGCAACATTTTAGACAACCGCGTGCTGCTGGTTGCTCTGGTAGCTTGTTTAATTGCTCAAGCATTAAAGCTCGTAATCGAAATCATCAAAAATCGCAAACTGAATATACGTGTTTTGGTAACAACCGGAGGTATGCCTAGTGCCCATTCGGCTCTAGTTACGGCTCTAGCTGCTGGTGTCGGGCAAACACTGGGTTGGGCATCTCCTGATTTTGCTGTTGCGATGGTTTTTGCCATTATCGTCATGTATGATGCAGCCGGAGTTCGCCAAGCAGCTGGCAAACAAGCTCGTATTCTCAATCAAATGATTGATGAATTATTTCATGAAAAACCAGACTTTAGCCAAGACCGTCTGAAAGAATTACTAGGACATACACCAGTTCAGGTAATCGCTGGATCGGCTTTGGGTATAACTATCTATTGGTTAGCGAGGTCTGCTTATTAG
- the crtE gene encoding geranylgeranyl diphosphate synthase CrtE, giving the protein MVATDKVQKTPPEETTFNLVAYLKERQKLCDNALDRSIPVIYPEKIYEAMRYSLLAGGKRVRPILCLATCEMMGGTIEMAMPTACAVEMIHTMSLIHDDLPAMDNDDYRRGKLTNHKVYGEDVAILAGDGLLALAFEFVALQTPQSVPRELVLQVVVRLGRALGAAGLVGGQVVDLESEGKSDISLETLNFIHQHKTAALLEASVVCGGIITDASPEDVQRLTRYAQNIGLAFQIIDDILDITSTQEQLGKTAGKDQKAKKVTYPSLWGLEESRSKAQELVKAACVELEPFGDRAKPLQAIAHFITSRNN; this is encoded by the coding sequence ATGGTAGCAACTGATAAAGTTCAAAAGACACCACCAGAGGAAACCACATTTAACTTAGTAGCCTATCTCAAAGAGCGGCAAAAGCTTTGTGATAATGCTTTAGATCGGTCTATCCCAGTCATTTATCCAGAAAAGATTTATGAGGCGATGCGCTATTCGTTATTAGCTGGAGGTAAGCGTGTACGTCCCATTCTTTGCCTTGCTACCTGTGAAATGATGGGTGGAACCATAGAGATGGCTATGCCGACGGCCTGTGCTGTAGAGATGATCCATACAATGTCGTTGATTCATGACGACCTCCCAGCGATGGATAATGACGATTACCGTCGTGGGAAGCTGACGAATCATAAAGTCTATGGCGAAGATGTCGCGATTTTGGCTGGGGATGGCTTGTTGGCTCTCGCTTTTGAATTTGTTGCCCTTCAAACCCCCCAAAGTGTTCCCAGAGAGCTAGTCTTACAAGTAGTTGTCCGTCTTGGTCGGGCGCTGGGAGCAGCTGGTTTGGTCGGCGGTCAAGTTGTCGATTTAGAGTCGGAAGGGAAATCTGATATTTCTCTAGAAACACTAAATTTTATTCATCAACACAAAACAGCAGCCCTTTTAGAAGCTTCTGTAGTTTGTGGTGGGATCATAACTGATGCATCACCTGAAGATGTGCAACGACTGACCCGTTATGCTCAAAATATTGGGCTAGCATTCCAAATCATCGATGATATTCTGGATATCACTTCTACCCAAGAGCAATTAGGTAAAACAGCTGGTAAAGACCAAAAAGCTAAGAAAGTTACCTATCCCAGCCTTTGGGGACTTGAGGAATCGCGCTCAAAAGCCCAAGAGCTAGTTAAAGCAGCTTGTGTGGAATTGGAACCGTTTGGAGACAGAGCCAAACCACTCCAAGCGATCGCTCATTTTATTACCAGCCGCAATAACTAG
- the folD gene encoding bifunctional methylenetetrahydrofolate dehydrogenase/methenyltetrahydrofolate cyclohydrolase FolD: METKTAKLLDGKTLAAKIQQELSVAITELQPKIGRPPGLAVLMVGDNPASAAYVRNKEKACAKVGIASFGKHFPTQTTLGELEEVIAALNHDERVDGILVQLPLPNHLDAVTLLHQIDPNKDADGLHPVNLGRLVRGETGLRSCTPAGVMRLLEAYEIPLQGKQAVVVGRSILVGKPMALMLLEADATVTIAHSRSHDLKTITQNADILIAAVGRPGLISADMVKPGAVVVDVGMNRVTDANGKSRLIGDVDFESTADVAGFITPVPGGVGPMTVAILLENTFASYFRATKEERK; the protein is encoded by the coding sequence ATGGAAACAAAAACTGCCAAACTCCTTGATGGTAAAACTTTAGCGGCGAAAATTCAGCAAGAACTTTCTGTCGCCATTACAGAATTACAACCAAAAATTGGGCGCCCTCCTGGTTTAGCAGTGTTGATGGTTGGTGACAACCCAGCGTCAGCCGCTTATGTACGTAATAAAGAAAAAGCCTGCGCTAAAGTTGGGATCGCTTCTTTTGGTAAGCATTTTCCTACCCAAACTACCCTTGGGGAGTTAGAAGAGGTCATTGCTGCACTCAACCACGATGAACGGGTGGATGGCATTCTTGTACAGTTGCCTTTACCTAACCACTTAGATGCTGTGACTCTACTGCATCAAATTGATCCCAATAAAGATGCTGATGGACTGCACCCAGTTAATTTGGGGCGACTAGTACGGGGAGAAACGGGTTTACGTAGCTGTACTCCGGCTGGTGTAATGCGGCTTTTAGAAGCTTATGAGATTCCTTTGCAGGGAAAACAGGCAGTAGTGGTGGGACGGAGTATTTTGGTGGGTAAACCGATGGCGCTGATGCTATTAGAAGCTGATGCCACAGTTACGATCGCTCACTCGCGATCGCACGATCTCAAAACCATCACCCAAAATGCTGATATTCTAATTGCAGCAGTAGGTCGTCCCGGACTGATCTCTGCCGATATGGTGAAACCGGGCGCAGTTGTGGTAGATGTGGGGATGAATCGCGTCACCGATGCTAATGGCAAAAGTCGCCTCATTGGCGATGTTGATTTTGAATCAACCGCTGATGTTGCAGGATTTATCACTCCTGTTCCTGGTGGTGTTGGCCCGATGACTGTTGCCATACTGTTGGAAAATACATTTGCCAGCTACTTCAGAGCGACAAAAGAAGAAAGAAAGTGA
- a CDS encoding NUDIX hydrolase has product MNNQQVHVAIAILYQKNKFLMQLRDNIPGILYPGYWALFGGHIEPGETPDVAVKREILEEIGYDLPPFVEFGCYPNERVVRHVFHAPLLVELNQLVLNEGWDMALFTPEDIRQGNCYSQNAGKIRPLGAMHQKIMLDFIEKNPT; this is encoded by the coding sequence ATGAACAATCAACAGGTACACGTAGCGATCGCAATTCTCTATCAAAAAAACAAGTTTCTCATGCAGCTGCGCGACAATATCCCCGGTATTCTCTACCCTGGTTACTGGGCGCTGTTTGGCGGACACATCGAACCTGGTGAAACGCCGGATGTAGCAGTAAAACGAGAAATATTAGAAGAAATCGGCTATGATTTACCACCCTTTGTTGAATTTGGCTGTTATCCCAACGAAAGAGTTGTCCGTCATGTCTTTCATGCACCGCTGTTGGTGGAATTAAATCAACTGGTTCTTAACGAGGGTTGGGATATGGCGTTATTTACCCCAGAAGATATCCGTCAAGGTAACTGTTATTCACAAAATGCTGGCAAAATCCGACCTTTAGGGGCAATGCATCAGAAAATTATGTTGGATTTTATTGAGAAAAATCCAACATAA
- a CDS encoding AI-2E family transporter, producing MQSANKLPRWLTIGLAFPIAILNGWLLIQVIQYFQPLVSIIAAAILLAFVLNYPIQFLQEQGVKRNLAIGGVLLLTLVVLVALGITLVPLIIQQLVELANILPSWIDSGTQQLQAFQDWALSQQQLPINLSGLFTQVLERLSNQLQSFTGRILGFAVDTIGIVLNVLLAVVLTIYLILNGERLWDGIFQWFPPNIGFKVRELLREDFHNYFIGQATLGAVLGVTITLAFLALQVPLALLFGIGIGLFSLFPFGTGVGIAIVSLLVALQNFWLGVEVLGVAVAIDQVNSNIIAPRILSNLTGLNPVWVVISLLLGAKLGGVLGLLVAIPIASFIKDITDSWRAGEFNKIDDIESEPIAITTERAGTYS from the coding sequence ATGCAATCAGCAAACAAACTGCCGCGATGGTTAACTATCGGATTGGCATTTCCTATTGCCATTCTCAACGGCTGGCTATTGATCCAGGTTATACAGTATTTTCAACCCTTGGTTAGCATTATTGCCGCCGCCATCCTACTGGCTTTTGTCTTGAATTATCCAATCCAGTTTCTTCAGGAACAAGGGGTGAAACGCAACTTAGCGATCGGGGGAGTGTTGCTTTTGACTCTGGTGGTTTTAGTAGCTTTAGGCATCACCTTGGTTCCCCTAATTATTCAACAGCTTGTTGAACTGGCTAATATTTTACCCAGTTGGATTGATTCTGGTACTCAGCAGCTACAAGCTTTTCAGGATTGGGCCTTAAGTCAACAGCAACTTCCGATTAATTTAAGTGGTTTATTTACCCAAGTTCTGGAACGATTATCTAACCAACTTCAGTCTTTCACTGGTAGAATTCTTGGTTTTGCCGTCGATACCATCGGTATTGTCCTCAATGTACTGTTGGCGGTAGTGCTGACTATCTACCTAATATTGAACGGTGAACGTCTTTGGGACGGAATTTTTCAGTGGTTTCCCCCTAACATTGGGTTCAAAGTGCGGGAATTACTGCGAGAAGATTTCCACAATTACTTCATCGGTCAAGCAACATTGGGAGCTGTATTAGGGGTGACAATTACGCTGGCGTTTTTAGCGCTGCAAGTTCCCTTGGCTCTACTTTTTGGCATCGGTATTGGCTTGTTTTCACTCTTCCCCTTTGGTACAGGGGTAGGTATCGCTATAGTAAGTTTATTGGTAGCGCTGCAAAATTTTTGGTTAGGGGTGGAAGTCTTAGGTGTCGCTGTTGCGATCGACCAAGTTAACTCTAATATTATTGCACCTCGAATTCTCAGCAATTTGACCGGGTTAAATCCTGTATGGGTTGTAATTTCTTTATTACTAGGAGCAAAGTTGGGAGGAGTTTTGGGTTTGTTAGTTGCGATCCCCATTGCCAGTTTTATCAAGGATATAACAGATAGCTGGCGGGCTGGAGAATTTAATAAAATAGATGATATTGAGTCAGAACCTATTGCCATAACAACTGAGAGAGCAGGAACTTACAGCTAA
- a CDS encoding HAD family hydrolase: MATIKCRNIIFDNIQAILFDKNGTLEDSETYLRSLAQKAARLIDAQIPGTGEPLLMAFGINGNLLDPAGLVSVASRRETEVAAAAYIAETGRGWFECLKIARQALDEAEKYIGQTPSPLFVGSLDLLKYLQEGGLKLGILSAATTEEVRNFVANHQLNDYIQLEMGVDEGPSKPDPVLFLQACQALGVEPNATLMVGDSVGDMQMARNAKAAGCIGITWVGKSDNVRGADVVINQLDEIQILED; encoded by the coding sequence ATGGCAACCATTAAATGTAGAAATATCATTTTTGATAATATCCAGGCAATTTTGTTTGATAAAAACGGTACTCTAGAAGATTCAGAAACGTATTTGCGATCGCTAGCACAAAAGGCAGCAAGGTTAATAGATGCTCAAATCCCTGGAACTGGGGAACCCCTGTTAATGGCATTTGGCATCAATGGCAATCTTCTAGATCCCGCAGGTTTAGTATCAGTAGCAAGCCGCCGCGAAACAGAAGTTGCGGCTGCGGCATATATTGCCGAAACTGGCAGAGGATGGTTTGAGTGCTTAAAAATAGCCCGTCAAGCTTTGGATGAAGCGGAAAAGTACATTGGACAAACTCCTTCACCATTATTTGTGGGTAGCTTAGACTTGTTGAAATATCTACAAGAAGGGGGTTTGAAACTTGGCATCCTCTCAGCTGCGACAACTGAAGAAGTACGTAATTTTGTAGCCAATCACCAGTTAAACGATTATATCCAGTTGGAAATGGGCGTAGATGAAGGGCCGAGTAAACCAGATCCAGTACTATTTTTGCAAGCTTGTCAAGCCTTAGGAGTTGAACCGAACGCTACATTGATGGTGGGTGATTCAGTTGGTGATATGCAAATGGCGCGTAACGCTAAAGCCGCAGGTTGTATTGGTATCACTTGGGTAGGTAAGTCAGATAATGTCCGAGGTGCAGATGTAGTGATTAATCAACTTGATGAAATCCAGATTTTAGAAGATTAA
- a CDS encoding 30S ribosomal protein S1 has translation MVNQNLTATEIGFTHEDFAALLDKYDYHFSPGDVVPGTVFSIEPRGALIDIGAKTAAYIPIQEMSINRVDSPEEVLQSNETREFFILTDENEDGQLTLSIRRIEYMRAWERVRQLQAEDATVRSGVFATNRGGALVRIEGLRGFIPGSHISTRKPKEELVGEDLPLKFLEVDEERNRLVLSHRRALVERKMNRLEVGEVVIGTVRGIKPYGAFIDIGGVSGLLHISEISHEHIDTPHSVFNVNDEVKVMIIDLDAERGRISLSTKQLEPEPGDMIKNRDLVYDKAEEMAAKYREQLLAKQQGATAAPAAPAETVADEDIPPAAELEEEIPPAAELEQENSVVAEIEKEIPAATETEEEIPAAIEE, from the coding sequence ATGGTCAATCAGAATTTAACCGCTACAGAAATTGGATTCACTCACGAAGATTTCGCTGCTCTACTTGACAAATACGATTATCATTTTAGCCCTGGCGATGTTGTCCCAGGAACAGTTTTCAGTATAGAGCCGCGCGGCGCTCTGATTGACATTGGTGCTAAAACCGCAGCATATATACCTATACAAGAAATGTCTATTAACCGGGTGGATAGCCCGGAAGAAGTATTACAGTCAAACGAAACGCGGGAATTTTTCATCCTTACCGATGAAAACGAAGATGGGCAATTAACCCTTTCCATTCGCCGTATTGAGTATATGCGGGCTTGGGAGCGCGTGCGACAGTTGCAAGCAGAAGATGCTACTGTACGTTCTGGCGTATTTGCAACCAATCGTGGCGGAGCATTGGTACGGATTGAGGGATTACGTGGCTTTATCCCAGGTTCCCACATTAGTACCCGCAAACCTAAAGAAGAATTGGTCGGCGAGGATCTGCCGTTGAAATTCCTAGAGGTGGATGAAGAACGTAATCGCCTAGTTCTATCTCACCGTCGGGCGTTGGTTGAGCGTAAGATGAACCGCCTAGAAGTCGGCGAAGTAGTAATTGGTACTGTTCGTGGTATTAAGCCATACGGTGCTTTCATCGACATTGGCGGCGTCAGTGGTCTACTACATATTTCTGAGATTTCTCACGAACATATTGATACACCTCATAGCGTGTTCAATGTCAATGATGAAGTGAAAGTTATGATCATTGACTTGGATGCAGAAAGGGGTCGAATTTCCCTATCTACCAAGCAACTAGAACCCGAACCCGGCGACATGATTAAGAACCGGGATTTGGTCTACGATAAGGCAGAAGAAATGGCTGCTAAGTATCGCGAACAGCTATTAGCCAAGCAGCAAGGTGCTACTGCTGCACCTGCCGCACCTGCGGAAACTGTAGCAGACGAAGATATTCCACCAGCAGCGGAACTTGAAGAAGAGATTCCACCAGCAGCAGAACTTGAACAAGAAAATTCAGTAGTTGCGGAAATTGAAAAGGAAATTCCAGCAGCGACGGAAACTGAAGAAGAAATTCCAGCAGCTATTGAAGAGTAA
- a CDS encoding peptidase domain-containing ABC transporter, translating into MVAQQLENSVQLEWVQRQLRGQRPKQVVEAAEKLGLVLRRLQVSWGELRQLSFPALLLWSSDSPQSPSWVVAYGVKGDRLIIANPLNPERTCESLPQSIVEASWDGQLWQVELVSRQEKFNLNWFTPAVWKYKGLLVEVLLASFTLQLLGLTTPLITQVVIDKVMVQGSLPTLDVMAIALLCVAVFESILGILRLFIFTHTARRLDLSLSAQLFRHLMRLPLAYFESRRVGDTVARVQELEQIRQFLTGTALTVILDSIFTVVYLVLMFYYNVPLTFVALAVLPLFATLTIVSTPILRNWLNETFNRSADSQSFLVETITGIHSVKAHAAEPVARDRWEGLFARFIRTGFKASTTSNISSNIGDFLTNLSTMLILWFGAKLVIEQKLTIGQLVAFQMLSGRVTGPLLRLVQLWQNLQQVLLSVDRIGDILNVSPEAELGTGLVLPPLKGQITFEQVFFRYRPNFEAILRGISFNAEPGQFVGIVGRSGSGKSTLSKLLQRLYQIESGRILIDGFDIKSADLASLRQQVSVVLQEDFLFNGSILENITLGSPDITAEQVVEAARLAVAHDFISQLPYGYETNVGERGTALSGGQRQRIALARLFLSQAPILVLDEATSALDSETEQQVLQNLQKISANRTVFLIAHRFAPLKRADLILVLEQGVIAERGTHSQLLQQKGLYWSLYQRQQANI; encoded by the coding sequence ATGGTGGCCCAACAGTTAGAAAATTCTGTGCAACTGGAATGGGTGCAGCGCCAACTCAGAGGACAACGCCCAAAACAGGTTGTGGAAGCAGCAGAAAAATTAGGGTTAGTGTTGCGGCGGTTACAAGTGAGTTGGGGCGAGTTGCGGCAGTTGTCATTTCCAGCTTTACTGCTGTGGAGTTCTGACTCACCCCAGAGTCCATCCTGGGTGGTGGCTTATGGAGTTAAGGGCGATCGCTTAATTATCGCTAATCCTCTCAATCCCGAAAGAACTTGTGAAAGCTTGCCACAGTCCATAGTTGAAGCCTCTTGGGATGGACAATTATGGCAAGTAGAACTCGTATCTCGGCAAGAAAAATTTAACCTCAATTGGTTCACCCCAGCAGTTTGGAAGTATAAGGGCTTACTCGTAGAAGTATTGTTAGCATCTTTTACCTTGCAGCTTTTGGGGTTAACAACACCCCTAATTACGCAAGTCGTCATTGATAAAGTGATGGTGCAAGGGAGTTTGCCGACTCTTGATGTCATGGCGATCGCACTTTTGTGCGTAGCTGTATTTGAGTCCATATTGGGTATTCTGCGCCTATTCATCTTTACCCATACAGCTCGGCGGCTGGATTTGAGTTTATCAGCACAGCTATTTCGCCATCTGATGCGTCTGCCATTAGCTTATTTTGAGTCGCGGCGCGTCGGAGACACAGTAGCACGAGTCCAGGAACTCGAACAAATTCGCCAGTTTCTCACAGGTACAGCATTAACAGTAATTCTAGATAGCATCTTTACTGTGGTGTATCTGGTATTGATGTTTTACTATAACGTCCCACTCACCTTTGTCGCCTTAGCAGTACTGCCGCTATTTGCCACATTAACTATCGTTTCAACCCCCATTCTGCGTAACTGGCTCAACGAAACTTTTAACCGTTCTGCCGATAGTCAATCCTTTCTAGTAGAGACAATCACTGGAATTCACTCCGTTAAAGCCCATGCCGCCGAACCAGTAGCCCGCGATCGCTGGGAAGGCTTATTTGCTCGCTTCATTCGCACAGGTTTTAAAGCCTCCACCACCTCCAATATCAGCAGCAACATTGGTGACTTTCTTACCAATTTGTCTACCATGCTGATTCTCTGGTTTGGTGCCAAGTTAGTTATCGAACAAAAGCTTACAATTGGACAGCTAGTCGCCTTTCAAATGCTGTCTGGCAGAGTCACAGGCCCACTTTTGCGTTTAGTACAGTTGTGGCAAAACCTCCAACAAGTGCTACTTTCAGTAGATCGCATTGGTGATATTCTCAACGTCTCCCCAGAAGCAGAACTGGGAACTGGTCTAGTTTTACCACCTCTGAAAGGACAAATCACCTTCGAGCAAGTATTTTTTCGCTACCGGCCAAACTTTGAAGCAATTCTGCGGGGGATATCTTTCAATGCCGAACCAGGGCAATTTGTCGGCATTGTCGGACGCAGTGGTTCTGGAAAAAGTACCCTGTCTAAACTTTTACAACGCCTCTATCAAATTGAATCAGGACGTATCCTCATTGATGGTTTTGATATAAAAAGTGCCGACTTAGCCTCACTGCGGCAACAAGTTAGTGTCGTTCTTCAAGAAGACTTTTTATTCAACGGTTCCATTTTAGAAAATATCACTCTTGGTAGTCCCGACATTACCGCAGAGCAAGTAGTAGAGGCGGCAAGGTTAGCAGTAGCACACGACTTCATCAGTCAATTACCCTACGGTTACGAAACCAATGTTGGTGAACGTGGTACCGCTTTATCTGGTGGACAGAGACAACGTATTGCCTTAGCAAGACTATTTCTTTCCCAAGCGCCGATTTTAGTTTTAGATGAAGCTACCAGCGCTTTGGATAGTGAAACTGAACAACAAGTACTGCAAAACCTGCAAAAAATTTCCGCTAATCGTACCGTGTTCTTGATTGCTCACCGCTTTGCTCCCCTCAAACGTGCTGATTTGATTTTGGTATTAGAGCAAGGTGTAATTGCTGAACGTGGTACTCACTCACAGCTGTTGCAACAAAAGGGTTTGTATTGGTCATTATATCAACGTCAACAAGCAAACATTTAA
- a CDS encoding peptidylprolyl isomerase, protein MESSSFLTINDQIISVEEAVKYLQASGKLGQFIGDILRQYVIEEEIRTRNDIEIGTAITEQSIIDFRLKNQLTDPESFQEWLKINNTDYATFHTSVTFGYKLEKLKAVVTQTKIQEYFIERKIFLDRVVLSRIVVNNRELADELHTQIEEGGSFEQLAKEYSLSDDRIVNGMMGIVSRGSMPDILRAAIDVASPGQLVGPIEIVGKDSPQGEGPFGLFRVEQFLPASLEDTQLQQVLQNELFEKWLAEKIQKLTVKLQVS, encoded by the coding sequence ATGGAATCTTCATCATTTTTGACAATTAATGACCAAATAATTTCTGTTGAGGAAGCAGTAAAGTACCTGCAAGCCTCTGGAAAGTTAGGACAGTTCATTGGGGATATTCTCCGCCAGTACGTAATTGAGGAAGAAATCAGAACACGAAACGATATTGAAATTGGCACAGCAATAACTGAACAGTCAATTATTGACTTTAGGCTGAAAAATCAACTGACTGATCCCGAAAGTTTTCAAGAATGGTTAAAGATCAACAACACAGATTACGCTACATTTCACACATCGGTGACTTTTGGTTACAAGTTAGAAAAGCTGAAAGCTGTAGTAACGCAAACAAAAATCCAAGAATATTTCATTGAACGCAAAATTTTTTTGGATCGGGTAGTACTTTCTCGGATTGTTGTCAATAATCGAGAATTGGCAGACGAACTCCATACCCAAATTGAAGAAGGAGGTAGTTTTGAGCAACTAGCCAAAGAGTATTCACTTTCAGATGACCGAATTGTAAACGGCATGATGGGAATCGTCAGCCGAGGCAGTATGCCGGATATATTACGCGCAGCTATTGATGTCGCTAGTCCAGGACAATTGGTAGGCCCAATAGAAATCGTTGGCAAAGACTCTCCCCAAGGAGAAGGACCTTTTGGTTTGTTTCGAGTAGAACAATTTCTGCCAGCGTCTTTAGAAGATACTCAACTACAGCAAGTACTACAAAATGAGTTATTTGAAAAATGGCTAGCAGAGAAAATTCAAAAACTGACAGTCAAGTTACAAGTGAGTTAA
- a CDS encoding TIGR00297 family protein: MSPLIDSVNPWLVAVVLNTVLLGLAWISPKKLLTPAGLFHAWFLAILIWVTLGWQGYAVVMFYFLVGSGVTRIGMAQKEAEGIAEKRSGARGPENVWGSALTGALCALGVGIINSGFFVASPQSLVPNPQSLLLLAYVASFSTKLADTTASEVGKAYGKSTFLITTLQPVPRGTEGAVSLEGTLAGIVASVAIAFIGWGVGLIDLLGVAWCVLAAFIATNLESVIGATFQSKYSWLTNEVVNIFNTLIGAIASVLLTLTWINFIK, encoded by the coding sequence ATGTCACCCTTAATTGATTCTGTAAATCCCTGGTTGGTAGCAGTAGTATTAAACACAGTCTTGTTGGGTTTAGCTTGGATTTCTCCGAAAAAACTACTTACCCCTGCTGGATTATTTCATGCCTGGTTCTTGGCTATCTTAATTTGGGTAACTCTAGGCTGGCAAGGATATGCAGTAGTAATGTTCTATTTTCTGGTTGGTTCTGGCGTTACCCGCATCGGTATGGCGCAGAAGGAGGCAGAAGGAATTGCCGAAAAGCGTTCTGGGGCAAGAGGTCCAGAAAATGTTTGGGGTTCGGCTTTAACTGGCGCGCTCTGTGCTTTGGGAGTAGGGATAATAAATTCGGGATTCTTTGTAGCTAGTCCCCAATCCCTAGTACCCAATCCCCAATCCCTATTATTGTTAGCTTATGTAGCAAGTTTCAGTACCAAGCTGGCTGATACTACTGCTAGTGAAGTTGGTAAAGCTTATGGTAAAAGTACCTTTCTCATTACCACACTCCAACCAGTGCCACGAGGTACAGAAGGAGCGGTAAGTTTGGAGGGAACTTTAGCTGGGATTGTGGCTTCTGTTGCGATCGCATTTATCGGTTGGGGAGTTGGTTTAATTGATCTATTAGGAGTTGCTTGGTGTGTACTAGCAGCATTTATTGCTACCAACCTAGAAAGTGTGATTGGTGCAACATTTCAATCTAAATATTCCTGGCTGACCAATGAAGTGGTAAATATTTTTAATACATTAATCGGTGCGATCGCCTCTGTGCTACTTACCTTGACATGGATAAATTTCATTAAGTAA